From Patescibacteria group bacterium:
TATTGGTTTTTATATCCTTATCAGAGGAGCGCAGTTTCTCGTTCGCGGAGCGGTGTCGGTTGCAAATATTTTTAAAGTATCCAGCTGGTTTGTTGGTGTTGTGGTGGTTGGAATCGGTACATCTATTCCAGAACTCAGTATAAACTTAGCATCGGTATTCAATGGAAACAACATTGGTCTTGCGACCATCATCGGGAGCAATACATTTAATATTTTAGTTATTTTGGGGCTATCGGCTATTTTTATGCCAATAGTCATACAGCGGGATTGGTTTGCCAAAGACTTTCTCCTGAATGTAGTGGCGGTAATGGTTGCGGCAATCTTTATATTGTTTCCGGTATTAGGGCCGGCTGATTTCAATGGAATAGCTCGAGCTGAAGGAATAGTTCTCTTCGGGCTCTTTATTGCATGGGTATTCTTTATGCTCTCCCGCAGGCACACTCAGGAAGAAGGTGAGAGTTATGGCGCCGCCACTTTTCTTACTGCTTCTATAATGATAGTAGGCGGAATCATAGGTGTCTTTTTAGGAGGCATGTGGGTAGTAGACGGTGCCCAAACCATAGCAACATTTTTTGATATTGCGCCAACACTTGTTGGTCTTACGCTCGTTGCGATCGGGACATCTCTGCCCGAGCTTACGGTGTCGTTAGTAGCTCTCTATAAAAAAAGGTTGGGTATTGCAGTAGGCAATGTCATCGGTTCAAATATTTTTGATTTTTTGGGTATCTTGGGAATCACTGCTCTTGCAAAGCCAATTATGGTTTTAGAATCTGTACAGTTTGATATTTTTGCGGCGCTTCTTGCCACTCTTGTGTTGATGGTGGTGTCGTTTACCGGCAAGAGGTTTAACATAACCCGTCGCGACGGTTTTGTTCTTATACTGCTATACATTGCGTATATAACATTTTTATTTATGTGATAATGCATCAAGAACAGGGGAAAGTGGGGTAGAGTGCAGAGAACAATATGTGAAGCAAATTAAGTAAATAGGGAATCAATGACCTCCTTTACATCGGCGCCATCGGCTTTGCCTCGCAGATCTTTCATAACAGCTCCCATCAGTATTCCTATTTTTGTTCTTTCTGTTATAGAAAACTCCTCTTTTTTAGCAAGTGCAATTTTTTTTATTTCATC
This genomic window contains:
- a CDS encoding calcium/sodium antiporter — translated: MEIVNSLILFVIGFYILIRGAQFLVRGAVSVANIFKVSSWFVGVVVVGIGTSIPELSINLASVFNGNNIGLATIIGSNTFNILVILGLSAIFMPIVIQRDWFAKDFLLNVVAVMVAAIFILFPVLGPADFNGIARAEGIVLFGLFIAWVFFMLSRRHTQEEGESYGAATFLTASIMIVGGIIGVFLGGMWVVDGAQTIATFFDIAPTLVGLTLVAIGTSLPELTVSLVALYKKRLGIAVGNVIGSNIFDFLGILGITALAKPIMVLESVQFDIFAALLATLVLMVVSFTGKRFNITRRDGFVLILLYIAYITFLFM